A DNA window from Roseovarius sp. Pro17 contains the following coding sequences:
- a CDS encoding helix-turn-helix domain-containing protein, with protein MPHDVDVHVGKRIRHRRWLVGMTQQQLAESVGIKFQQIQKYETGANRVSASRLWDIAGSMQVDVGFFFEGIEAAQASATSQEKTRGGPADLLGDKEALDLVRSYYAIPENQRRRLFDLARVLSDVA; from the coding sequence ATGCCCCATGATGTTGACGTCCATGTCGGGAAGCGTATCAGACACCGCCGTTGGCTGGTCGGTATGACACAGCAGCAGCTTGCCGAGAGCGTCGGCATCAAGTTCCAGCAGATCCAGAAGTACGAGACGGGCGCGAACCGCGTCAGCGCATCGCGGCTTTGGGATATTGCGGGCTCGATGCAGGTTGATGTCGGCTTCTTCTTTGAAGGGATTGAGGCGGCGCAGGCGTCTGCCACATCTCAGGAAAAGACGCGCGGCGGTCCTGCTGACTTGCTGGGTGACAAAGAGGCGCTGGACCTCGTGCGCTCTTACTATGCCATTCCGGAAAATCAGCGGCGACGCTTGTTCGATCTTGCGCGCGTGCTTAGCGACGTCGCCTGA
- a CDS encoding inositol monophosphatase family protein produces the protein MRSQDDIEQIIGAAHAAADAARGAILPYFRLDGLAAENKHVPGARTESDFDPVTAADQAAERAMRDVLSTLRPHDAILGEEFGASPGTSGLTWVLDPIDGTRGFLAGTPTWGVLIAVTDEAGPIYGMIDQPYMAERFEGGLDRSTMSGPMGMRALRARGDRPLAEATVMTTFPTVGTPQEGAAFARVADGARMVRYGCDCYAYALLAMGQIDLVIEAGLNPYDICAPIAVIEAAGGIVTDWQGGPAHEGGRVVAAAAAVQHAAALAILSDVL, from the coding sequence TTGCGCAGTCAGGACGACATTGAGCAAATCATCGGCGCCGCTCATGCGGCGGCCGATGCGGCACGTGGTGCAATCCTGCCGTATTTTCGTTTGGATGGCCTCGCCGCCGAAAACAAACATGTGCCCGGCGCGCGAACCGAAAGCGATTTTGATCCCGTGACAGCCGCCGATCAAGCTGCTGAACGCGCGATGAGGGACGTCCTGTCGACCTTGCGTCCGCACGACGCCATCCTCGGAGAGGAGTTCGGCGCAAGCCCCGGCACCAGCGGGCTGACTTGGGTGCTGGACCCAATTGACGGCACGCGAGGCTTTCTGGCCGGTACGCCCACGTGGGGCGTTCTGATCGCGGTGACGGATGAGGCTGGCCCGATTTACGGCATGATAGATCAGCCCTACATGGCCGAACGATTCGAAGGCGGATTGGATCGCAGCACCATGTCCGGCCCTATGGGAATGCGCGCCTTGCGCGCTCGCGGCGATCGTCCCTTGGCGGAGGCAACGGTGATGACCACCTTTCCTACTGTGGGCACACCGCAGGAGGGCGCGGCCTTCGCGCGTGTGGCGGACGGTGCGCGAATGGTGCGCTATGGGTGTGATTGCTACGCCTACGCGCTGCTGGCGATGGGCCAAATCGACCTCGTGATCGAGGCGGGGCTGAATCCTTACGACATATGCGCACCCATCGCAGTTATAGAGGCGGCGGGCGGCATCGTCACCGACTGGCAGGGCGGCCCGGCACATGAGGGCGGGCGCGTCGTCGCTGCCGCAGCCGCGGTGCAGCACGCGGCGGCACTGGCGATCCTGTCGGACGTCCTTTGA
- a CDS encoding CAP domain-containing protein, which translates to MRLIIAICLALIVAPSAQAQNVEDISAATSAQLANIRARYSLPPLTVSSALTQAAAAHARDMQANGFFSHTGSDGSGIGDRAHAAGYGFCFIAENIAQGQGSLDKVMEGWMASTGHRRNILSDGAREFAMVRTGGNIWVMVLGRSGC; encoded by the coding sequence ATGCGCCTCATTATCGCCATCTGCCTTGCACTAATTGTTGCACCTTCCGCACAGGCGCAAAACGTAGAGGACATAAGCGCCGCCACCAGCGCCCAATTGGCCAATATTCGCGCGCGCTATAGCCTGCCCCCTCTGACAGTCAGTTCGGCGTTGACACAGGCCGCTGCCGCCCACGCGCGCGACATGCAGGCCAACGGATTTTTCAGTCATACCGGTTCGGACGGGTCCGGCATTGGGGATCGTGCCCATGCTGCCGGATATGGCTTTTGCTTTATCGCCGAGAATATCGCGCAGGGGCAGGGCAGCCTCGATAAAGTGATGGAAGGGTGGATGGCCTCGACGGGTCATCGCCGCAATATCCTGAGCGACGGGGCGCGCGAATTTGCTATGGTGCGCACCGGGGGCAACATCTGGGTCATGGTACTGGGTCGCTCCGGCTGCTGA
- the mgtE gene encoding magnesium transporter has protein sequence MSQDDMTPDAPSEDERGDDAYELDRNAVARIVHAVDNNDRPQLIQEMEPLHAADIADLLEQISAFDRRRVIELYGDEFDGSILSELDESIREEVLGYLSPEVLADAVRELDSDDVVDLVEDLEDHQQNAILEVLEDSDRIAVRQSLNYPEYSAGRLMQREFVMAPEHWNVGEAIDFMRNQQELPEQFYHIILVDPKLHPIGNVTLGKLMSSRREVMLTSLVEETFHVIPVTQDEGDVAYAFNQYHLISAPVVDENDRLVGVITIDDAMAVLDDEHEEDILRLAGVDEESSLSDSVAATARRRLPWLAVNLVTANLAALVISQFEATIAQYVAVAVLMPIVASMGGNAGTQVLTVSVRALAARDLTSSNAMRVIRREALVGFLNGLVFAVLMGTMGLWWFGSPILGYVIAAAMVINLTVAGLAGTLVPLTLDRFGIDPALASGTFVTTMTDVVGFLAFLGLATIFLL, from the coding sequence ATGAGCCAGGACGACATGACCCCGGATGCGCCCAGTGAGGACGAGCGCGGCGACGACGCCTACGAGCTGGACCGCAATGCCGTTGCGCGGATCGTCCACGCCGTAGACAATAATGACCGCCCGCAGCTGATCCAAGAAATGGAGCCGCTGCACGCCGCCGACATCGCCGACCTTCTGGAGCAGATCAGCGCGTTCGACCGGCGCCGTGTAATCGAACTTTACGGCGATGAATTCGACGGCAGCATCCTGTCGGAACTGGACGAATCAATCCGTGAGGAGGTGCTGGGGTATCTCAGCCCCGAAGTGCTGGCCGACGCCGTGCGCGAGTTGGACAGCGACGATGTGGTCGATCTGGTCGAGGATCTGGAGGATCATCAGCAGAACGCCATCCTCGAGGTTCTGGAGGATAGCGACCGCATCGCGGTGCGCCAGTCGCTGAACTACCCCGAATACTCTGCCGGCCGCCTGATGCAGCGCGAATTCGTGATGGCCCCAGAACATTGGAACGTTGGCGAAGCCATTGATTTCATGCGAAACCAGCAGGAACTGCCCGAACAGTTCTATCACATCATCCTCGTCGATCCCAAGCTGCACCCGATTGGCAACGTGACACTGGGCAAGCTGATGTCATCGCGCCGCGAGGTCATGCTGACCAGTCTTGTCGAAGAGACGTTTCACGTGATCCCCGTGACGCAGGACGAGGGCGATGTCGCCTATGCGTTCAACCAATATCACCTGATCTCGGCGCCCGTCGTGGATGAAAACGACCGGCTTGTCGGCGTCATCACCATCGACGACGCGATGGCCGTGTTGGATGACGAGCACGAGGAAGACATCCTGCGCCTCGCCGGCGTGGACGAAGAAAGCTCGCTGTCGGACTCCGTGGCCGCGACGGCGCGGCGGCGACTGCCTTGGCTGGCGGTCAATCTGGTCACCGCGAACCTGGCTGCGCTGGTCATTTCGCAGTTCGAGGCGACAATTGCGCAATACGTCGCAGTAGCGGTCCTCATGCCAATCGTTGCGTCGATGGGCGGCAATGCTGGCACACAGGTGCTGACTGTGTCTGTTCGCGCGCTGGCGGCGCGCGATCTGACCTCTTCGAACGCGATGCGCGTGATACGGCGTGAGGCCCTCGTGGGTTTCCTGAATGGCTTGGTGTTTGCGGTGCTTATGGGCACGATGGGGCTGTGGTGGTTCGGCTCGCCTATACTGGGCTACGTGATCGCGGCGGCGATGGTCATCAATCTGACGGTCGCGGGGCTGGCAGGAACGCTGGTACCGCTGACGTTAGACAGGTTCGGCATCGATCCAGCGCTGGCATCCGGCACGTTCGTGACGACGATGACCGACGTCGTCGGCTTTCTGGCGTTCCTCGGGCTTGCCACGATATTCCTGCTGTGA
- a CDS encoding 5-formyltetrahydrofolate cyclo-ligase, whose amino-acid sequence MSDLAQIKAAARKAAFARRKAAHEARGAAPAGRLSEVLAGYRGVALAGYMPIRTEIDPLPAMAEAAAHGPVCVPVIEGEGMPLIFSRWAPGCTMKDGPFGARVPEVDDFITPQILIVPLVAFDRAGGRLGYGGGFYDRTLERLRARGAVLAIGYAYGAQEAADLPLEPTDQPLDMIVTEDEVIEFPPR is encoded by the coding sequence GTGAGCGATCTGGCACAGATCAAGGCGGCGGCGCGCAAGGCCGCCTTCGCCCGGCGCAAGGCGGCGCATGAGGCACGCGGCGCGGCGCCCGCCGGGCGGCTGTCTGAGGTGCTCGCCGGCTATCGCGGCGTTGCGCTTGCCGGTTATATGCCCATCCGGACCGAGATCGACCCGCTGCCCGCCATGGCAGAGGCGGCGGCGCATGGCCCCGTCTGCGTACCGGTGATCGAAGGCGAAGGGATGCCGTTGATCTTCTCGCGCTGGGCGCCGGGTTGCACAATGAAGGACGGTCCCTTTGGCGCGCGTGTCCCCGAGGTGGACGACTTTATCACGCCCCAGATTCTGATCGTGCCACTGGTCGCATTCGATCGCGCAGGCGGACGGCTGGGCTATGGCGGCGGCTTTTACGACCGCACGCTTGAGCGATTGCGCGCCCGCGGCGCGGTTCTCGCCATCGGATATGCATACGGCGCCCAAGAGGCAGCGGATCTACCGTTGGAGCCCACCGATCAACCCCTCGACATGATCGTCACCGAAGATGAAGTGATCGAGTTTCCACCGCGCTAG
- a CDS encoding TIGR00282 family metallophosphoesterase codes for MKLLFLGDVMGRGGRRAIAETLPRLRADWGLDFVVVNGENATGGMGLSGEHAKGILDAGADCVTLGDHAFDQKDMLRAIEGEPRIIRPINFAKGAPGRGHRVFTDARGRKVLVAQVLGQVFMKRAFDDPFSALDAVLRAHVLGGAVQAAIIDIHCEATSEKTGVGYFCDGRASLVVGTHTHIPTADAQVLPGGTAYLSDAGMCGDYNSVIGMEKEEPLRRFVTGMPKGRFQPAMGEATLSGVYVETDDKTGRATRIEMVRQGGRLAQAGP; via the coding sequence ATGAAATTACTTTTTCTTGGCGATGTGATGGGACGCGGCGGACGGCGGGCGATTGCGGAAACGCTGCCGCGACTGCGCGCTGATTGGGGCCTCGATTTTGTCGTGGTGAACGGCGAGAACGCGACCGGCGGCATGGGTCTGAGCGGTGAGCACGCCAAGGGCATTCTGGATGCTGGCGCCGATTGCGTCACGCTGGGCGATCATGCGTTCGATCAAAAAGACATGCTGCGCGCCATCGAAGGCGAGCCGCGCATCATCCGGCCCATCAATTTTGCCAAGGGCGCGCCGGGGCGCGGCCACCGGGTGTTCACCGACGCGCGCGGGCGCAAGGTTCTGGTGGCGCAGGTGCTGGGGCAGGTGTTCATGAAGCGGGCCTTCGACGATCCCTTCTCGGCGCTGGACGCGGTGCTGCGCGCGCACGTTCTGGGCGGGGCCGTGCAGGCGGCGATCATTGATATCCATTGCGAGGCGACCAGCGAAAAGACGGGCGTGGGCTATTTTTGCGACGGGCGCGCGTCGCTGGTGGTCGGCACGCATACGCATATCCCCACTGCCGATGCGCAGGTTCTGCCGGGCGGCACCGCATATCTCAGCGATGCGGGTATGTGCGGCGACTACAACAGTGTCATCGGCATGGAAAAGGAAGAGCCGCTGCGCCGCTTTGTCACCGGGATGCCCAAGGGCCGCTTTCAGCCTGCAATGGGTGAGGCGACGCTGTCGGGCGTCTATGTCGAGACGGACGACAAAACAGGGCGCGCCACCCGGATCGAGATGGTCCGTCAGGGCGGGCGCCTCGCGCAGGCGGGGCCATGA
- a CDS encoding DMT family transporter, giving the protein MNTRDLGPYAVLLAMGAGWGLSVPLAKIAVSTGHQPLGLIFWQEVVVVTLLGAICALRRKRLELGQRYWRLYLMIALCGAVLPDIFFYLAAAKLPGGIMAIVIASVPLFSLPIALALGNETFAWRRVLGLSFGIVGILLLIGPEASLPERAMAAFIPIALMAPLLYATEGNLVAKWGTQGLDPMQVILGASLLGMVISLPLAVVTGQWINPADSFGAPELALVASAAIHGLVYAVYVWLVGRAGSVFAAQASYLVTGCGVLWSMLLLHERYAFWVWLALGIMTIGIALVQPRRHATPLAPVTRIGENARNS; this is encoded by the coding sequence ATGAATACACGCGATCTGGGCCCTTATGCCGTGCTACTGGCGATGGGCGCGGGCTGGGGGCTGAGCGTGCCGCTGGCCAAGATCGCGGTCAGTACCGGCCATCAGCCGCTGGGCCTGATATTCTGGCAGGAGGTGGTCGTTGTGACCCTGCTGGGGGCAATCTGTGCCCTGCGTCGCAAACGGCTGGAGCTGGGGCAGCGCTATTGGCGGCTCTATCTCATGATCGCGTTGTGCGGCGCGGTGCTGCCCGATATCTTTTTTTACCTTGCTGCGGCCAAGCTGCCGGGCGGGATCATGGCCATCGTCATCGCCAGCGTGCCGCTCTTTTCATTACCCATCGCGCTGGCACTGGGAAACGAGACGTTCGCATGGCGCCGTGTGCTGGGCCTCAGCTTTGGCATTGTTGGGATATTGCTGCTGATCGGCCCCGAGGCAAGCCTGCCCGAAAGGGCCATGGCCGCGTTCATCCCCATCGCGCTGATGGCGCCGCTGCTCTACGCGACCGAGGGGAATCTGGTGGCCAAATGGGGCACGCAGGGCCTTGATCCGATGCAGGTTATTCTGGGCGCGTCGCTGCTGGGCATGGTTATTTCACTGCCGCTGGCGGTAGTCACCGGGCAGTGGATAAATCCGGCGGACAGTTTTGGCGCGCCCGAACTGGCGCTGGTGGCGTCGGCGGCGATCCATGGGCTGGTCTATGCCGTCTATGTCTGGCTGGTCGGGCGCGCGGGGTCGGTTTTTGCCGCGCAGGCCAGCTATCTGGTGACGGGCTGCGGCGTGCTGTGGTCTATGCTGCTGCTGCACGAGCGCTATGCATTCTGGGTTTGGCTGGCGCTGGGAATCATGACAATCGGCATCGCGCTGGTCCAGCCGCGCCGCCATGCCACGCCGCTTGCACCTGTCACGCGCATCGGCGAAAATGCTCGCAATTCATAG
- a CDS encoding SLC13 family permease, with amino-acid sequence MTLGVVAVMFVFFVREVYPTEVVALAGAAAMLALGLLPYDAALDVLSNPAPWTIAVMFVIMGALVRTGALEAFTSLADRQARTNPKLAIAMLMVLVIFGSAVMNNTPVVVVMIPVFVQLARTMKIPASRLLIPLSYAAILGGMLTLIGTSTNLLVDGVARARGLEPFGIFEVTPLAFVLVIWGMIYLRFIGPLLLPHRDSMADMLSDRSRMKFFTEAVIPPDSNLIGREVSGVQLFKREGVRLIDVVRGDQSLRRDLTDVTLEQGDLVVLRTQMTELLSLQNDKSLRRVDQLSTVETTTVEVLITPGCKMVGRSLGSLRLRRRYGVYPLAVHRRNQNIGRQLDNLIVKVGDTLLLEGAPEDIRRLSSEMDMVDVSQPSARAFRRGHAPIAIAALIAIVALAGLGVAPILALAVVAVAAVLIARCIDADEAFSFVDGRLLALIFSMLAIGAALEESGAVALIVGGVAPSLMLMPGVMVIYSVYLMTSVLTEMISNNAVAVVVTPIAIGLGHAMGIDPRPLVVAVMVAASASFATPIGYQTNTLVYGPGGYRFTDFLRIGVPLNLSIGLLASLIIPLIWPL; translated from the coding sequence ATGACGCTGGGCGTCGTTGCCGTGATGTTCGTGTTTTTCGTGCGCGAGGTTTATCCGACCGAGGTGGTCGCGCTGGCGGGTGCCGCCGCCATGCTGGCCTTGGGCCTTTTGCCCTACGATGCGGCGCTGGATGTGTTGTCGAACCCGGCACCTTGGACCATCGCGGTGATGTTCGTCATCATGGGCGCGCTGGTGCGCACTGGCGCGCTTGAGGCGTTTACGTCGCTTGCGGACCGGCAGGCGCGCACCAATCCCAAGCTGGCCATTGCGATGCTGATGGTGCTTGTCATATTTGGCTCGGCGGTGATGAACAACACGCCGGTGGTGGTGGTGATGATCCCCGTCTTTGTCCAGCTGGCACGTACGATGAAAATCCCTGCTTCGCGCCTGCTTATTCCGCTGAGTTATGCGGCGATCCTTGGCGGTATGCTGACGTTGATCGGCACGTCGACGAACCTGCTGGTCGATGGTGTGGCTCGCGCGCGCGGACTGGAGCCGTTCGGCATTTTTGAGGTCACGCCGCTGGCCTTCGTGCTGGTGATCTGGGGCATGATCTATCTGCGTTTCATCGGGCCGCTGCTGCTGCCGCACCGCGACTCCATGGCCGATATGCTGTCGGATCGCAGCCGCATGAAGTTTTTCACCGAGGCGGTGATCCCGCCCGACAGCAACCTGATCGGACGTGAGGTCAGCGGCGTGCAATTGTTCAAGCGCGAGGGCGTGCGCCTGATCGACGTTGTGCGCGGCGATCAGTCGCTAAGGCGCGACCTTACCGACGTAACGCTGGAGCAGGGCGATCTTGTCGTTCTTCGCACGCAGATGACCGAGTTGCTGAGCCTTCAGAACGACAAGAGCCTGCGGCGCGTCGATCAGTTGTCGACCGTTGAAACGACAACGGTCGAGGTGCTGATTACGCCCGGATGCAAGATGGTCGGTCGCAGCCTCGGCTCGCTGCGTCTGCGGCGGCGCTATGGTGTCTATCCGCTGGCGGTCCATCGCCGGAACCAGAATATCGGTCGACAGCTTGATAACCTGATCGTCAAGGTGGGCGATACGCTGCTGTTGGAAGGCGCGCCCGAAGACATCAGGCGCCTGTCCAGCGAGATGGACATGGTCGATGTCTCGCAGCCCTCTGCGCGTGCGTTTCGGCGCGGTCATGCGCCCATCGCCATTGCCGCACTCATCGCCATCGTGGCGCTGGCGGGGCTGGGCGTGGCGCCGATCCTCGCCCTTGCGGTGGTCGCCGTGGCTGCGGTGCTGATCGCGCGCTGCATCGACGCGGACGAGGCGTTTTCCTTTGTCGACGGGCGGCTTCTGGCACTGATTTTCTCGATGTTGGCCATCGGTGCCGCGCTGGAGGAAAGCGGAGCTGTGGCACTAATCGTGGGGGGGGTGGCGCCCAGCCTGATGCTGATGCCCGGCGTGATGGTGATATATTCGGTTTACCTCATGACCTCGGTTTTAACCGAGATGATCAGCAACAACGCCGTCGCCGTTGTCGTGACGCCCATCGCGATCGGGCTGGGGCATGCGATGGGGATCGACCCTCGACCCTTGGTCGTGGCGGTCATGGTTGCGGCCAGCGCCAGCTTCGCCACGCCCATCGGGTATCAGACAAATACGCTGGTCTATGGTCCCGGCGGATATCGGTTCACCGACTTTCTGCGCATCGGCGTGCCGCTAAACCTTAGCATCGGGCTGCTGGCCTCGCTTATCATTCCGCTGATCTGGCCGCTGTGA
- a CDS encoding YebC/PmpR family DNA-binding transcriptional regulator has product MAGHSKWANIQHRKGRQDAVRSKLFSKLSKEITVAAKMGDPDPDKNPRLRMAVKEAKMQSVPKDVIDRAIKKSQTGDSEDYEEIRYEGYGPNGVAVIVEAMTDNRNRTASTVRSTFTKNGGNLGETGSVGFMFERKGEVVYSLEAGDADTVMMAAIEAGAEDVESGEEGHIVWCADTDLNDVSSALEAELGESETTRLTWRPVTTTEMDLDAMQKLMKLIDALEDDDDVQRVTTNFEASDEVMEQL; this is encoded by the coding sequence ATGGCCGGCCATTCCAAATGGGCAAACATCCAGCACCGCAAGGGGCGGCAGGACGCCGTGCGCTCCAAACTGTTTTCCAAGCTAAGCAAGGAAATCACCGTCGCAGCCAAAATGGGCGATCCTGATCCCGACAAGAACCCGCGCCTGCGCATGGCCGTCAAAGAGGCCAAGATGCAATCGGTCCCCAAAGACGTGATCGACCGCGCCATCAAGAAGTCCCAGACCGGTGATAGTGAGGATTACGAGGAAATCCGCTATGAGGGTTACGGCCCCAATGGCGTTGCCGTCATCGTCGAGGCGATGACCGACAATCGCAATCGCACCGCCAGCACCGTGCGCAGCACATTCACCAAGAATGGCGGCAATCTGGGCGAGACAGGCAGTGTCGGCTTCATGTTCGAGCGCAAGGGCGAGGTCGTCTATAGCCTAGAGGCCGGTGACGCCGACACAGTGATGATGGCCGCGATCGAGGCGGGTGCCGAGGACGTTGAATCGGGCGAGGAGGGCCACATCGTGTGGTGCGCCGATACCGACTTGAACGATGTGTCCTCCGCCCTTGAGGCCGAACTGGGCGAGAGCGAGACGACGAGGCTGACGTGGCGGCCCGTGACAACGACCGAGATGGATCTGGACGCGATGCAGAAGCTGATGAAGCTGATTGACGCGTTGGAGGATGATGACGACGTGCAGCGCGTCACCACCAATTTCGAAGCCTCCGACGAGGTGATGGAGCAGCTCTGA
- a CDS encoding HNH endonuclease, giving the protein MNGDFRTDFVRASSALRQHPALVLNADYRPLSYYPLSLWSWQDAIKAAWLDRVDIVAEYDQIVHSPSTQIRIPSVIVLKDFVKPQKRVAFTRFNLFLRDEFRCQYCGARGDLTFDHVVPRASGGRTSWKNVVAACARCNLSKGSKSLARSGMTLRKPPRAPGAEELRNLGRKFPPGHLHASWLDFLYWDAELEA; this is encoded by the coding sequence ATGAACGGCGATTTCAGAACGGATTTCGTGCGCGCCTCATCGGCGCTCAGGCAGCACCCCGCGCTGGTGCTGAACGCTGATTACCGGCCGCTCAGCTACTATCCTCTGTCGCTGTGGTCGTGGCAGGACGCGATCAAGGCCGCTTGGCTGGACCGGGTGGATATCGTGGCCGAGTATGACCAGATTGTTCATTCGCCCAGCACGCAGATACGCATCCCATCGGTCATTGTCCTCAAGGATTTTGTCAAACCTCAGAAGCGCGTGGCATTCACGCGCTTCAATCTTTTTCTGAGGGATGAATTTCGCTGTCAGTATTGCGGCGCGCGGGGTGATCTGACGTTCGATCATGTCGTGCCGCGCGCCAGCGGCGGGCGAACCAGCTGGAAGAACGTCGTTGCGGCCTGTGCGCGATGTAACCTGTCCAAAGGCTCAAAAAGCTTGGCGCGATCGGGCATGACCCTGCGCAAACCGCCCCGCGCGCCCGGCGCCGAAGAACTGCGCAATCTGGGCCGCAAGTTCCCGCCGGGCCATCTGCACGCCAGTTGGCTGGATTTTCTCTATTGGGACGCCGAGCTGGAGGCGTGA
- the lepA gene encoding translation elongation factor 4 — MTDLAHIRNFSIVAHIDHGKSTLADRLIQQTNTVAERDMKAQMLDSMDIERERGITIKAQTVRINYTALDGEEYILNLIDTPGHVDFAYEVSRSMRAVEGSLLVVDSTQGVEAQTLANVYHAIDAGHEIVPILNKIDLPATDCDRVAEQIEDVIGIDASGAIRVSAKTGQGIVETLEAIVAHLPAPKGDRDAPLKAMLVDSWYDAYLGVIVLVRIMDGVLKKGDRVRMMQNGSVHQVERIGVFRPAMTVVDKLEPGEIGFITASIKQVRDTKVGDTITHDKAPCATPLPGFKPSVPVVFCGLFPVDSAEFEDLRDAIEKLALNDASFTYEMETSAALGFGFRCGFLGLLHLEVIRDRVEREYDIDLITTAPSVIYNVFMKDGTLLPLHNPADMPDLSTVDHVEEPRIKATILVPDEYLGDVLKLCQDRRGIQMDLTYAGARALVVYDLPLNEVVFDFYDRLKSVTKGYASFDYQMMGYRTDNLVKMSILVNDEPVDALSMMVHRDRAETRGRAMVEKLKDLIPRHMFKIPIQAAIGGKVIARETLSAMRKDVTAKCYGGDATRKKKLLEKQKAGKKKMRQFGKVDIPQEAFISALKMDG; from the coding sequence ATGACAGACCTCGCACATATCCGAAATTTCTCGATCGTGGCGCATATTGACCACGGCAAATCCACGCTGGCCGATCGCCTGATCCAGCAGACCAACACCGTGGCCGAGCGCGATATGAAGGCGCAGATGCTGGATAGCATGGATATTGAGCGCGAGCGCGGTATTACCATCAAGGCACAGACCGTGCGGATCAACTATACTGCGCTCGATGGCGAGGAATACATTCTCAACCTGATCGACACGCCTGGCCATGTCGATTTCGCCTATGAGGTCAGCCGCTCGATGCGTGCTGTCGAGGGATCGCTGCTGGTCGTGGATTCGACCCAAGGGGTCGAGGCGCAGACGCTGGCGAATGTTTATCACGCTATCGACGCGGGCCACGAGATTGTGCCGATCCTGAACAAGATCGACCTGCCTGCCACCGATTGCGACCGTGTTGCCGAGCAGATCGAGGATGTCATCGGCATCGACGCCAGCGGCGCCATCCGAGTCAGTGCCAAGACGGGGCAGGGGATCGTCGAGACGCTGGAGGCGATCGTCGCACACCTGCCGGCACCCAAGGGTGATCGGGATGCACCGCTCAAGGCAATGTTGGTCGATAGCTGGTATGATGCTTATCTGGGCGTCATCGTTCTGGTGCGGATCATGGACGGAGTTCTGAAAAAAGGCGACCGGGTGCGCATGATGCAGAACGGCTCGGTGCATCAGGTCGAGCGGATTGGCGTTTTCCGCCCCGCCATGACTGTGGTGGACAAGCTGGAGCCGGGAGAGATCGGATTTATCACCGCGTCGATCAAGCAGGTGCGTGATACCAAGGTGGGTGACACGATCACCCATGACAAGGCGCCTTGTGCTACGCCGTTGCCGGGTTTCAAGCCGTCGGTTCCAGTGGTGTTCTGTGGGCTTTTCCCGGTCGATTCGGCCGAGTTCGAAGACCTGCGTGACGCCATCGAAAAGCTGGCGCTGAACGATGCCTCCTTTACCTACGAGATGGAAACCTCGGCGGCGCTTGGTTTTGGGTTTCGCTGTGGGTTTCTGGGGCTCTTGCACCTTGAGGTCATCCGCGACCGGGTCGAGCGCGAGTATGATATCGATCTGATCACGACTGCGCCGTCGGTCATCTACAACGTCTTTATGAAGGACGGCACACTGTTGCCTCTGCACAACCCGGCGGACATGCCGGACCTTTCGACGGTCGATCACGTCGAAGAACCGCGGATCAAGGCGACGATCCTCGTGCCGGACGAATATTTGGGCGACGTGCTGAAGCTGTGTCAGGATCGTCGGGGCATTCAGATGGATCTGACCTATGCAGGCGCGCGCGCCTTGGTGGTTTATGATTTGCCGCTGAACGAAGTGGTTTTCGACTTCTACGACCGGCTCAAATCGGTGACCAAGGGCTATGCCAGTTTTGACTATCAAATGATGGGCTATCGCACCGATAATTTGGTGAAAATGTCGATCCTCGTGAACGATGAGCCGGTTGATGCGCTGTCTATGATGGTGCACCGCGACCGGGCCGAGACGCGCGGGCGCGCCATGGTCGAAAAACTCAAGGATCTGATTCCGCGCCACATGTTCAAGATCCCCATTCAGGCGGCCATCGGCGGCAAGGTGATCGCGCGCGAGACGTTGTCGGCGATGCGCAAGGACGTCACCGCCAAATGCTATGGCGGCGATGCGACGCGCAAAAAGAAGCTGCTGGAAAAGCAGAAGGCCGGTAAGAAAAAGATGCGCCAGTTCGGCAAGGTGGATATCCCTCAGGAGGCGTTCATCTCGGCGCTCAAGATGGACGGGTAG